The Saccharothrix variisporea genome has a segment encoding these proteins:
- a CDS encoding Trp biosynthesis-associated membrane protein — protein MSDRRPLWIVVVLLVLGAVALWGSSGMTWGSTRLNAQASGAEVSPALLPTAVLSAAAIAAVVALSGWVRRLVGVVLVLAGVAVGFTAVAAGPPVTALLVALAGTVCVVGAGVVLVLRGGAMPRLGGGYQTPGAAKKSADPEREMWNALERGDDPTERD, from the coding sequence GTGTCTGATCGGCGTCCACTGTGGATCGTGGTCGTCCTGCTGGTGCTGGGCGCGGTCGCGTTGTGGGGTTCCTCGGGCATGACCTGGGGCTCCACGCGGCTCAATGCCCAGGCCAGTGGTGCCGAGGTGTCGCCCGCGCTGCTGCCCACGGCCGTGCTGAGCGCCGCGGCGATCGCCGCGGTGGTGGCGCTGAGCGGGTGGGTGCGGCGGCTGGTGGGCGTCGTGCTGGTGCTCGCGGGGGTCGCGGTGGGGTTCACGGCCGTGGCCGCCGGACCGCCCGTGACCGCCCTCCTGGTGGCGTTGGCGGGCACTGTGTGCGTGGTGGGCGCCGGGGTGGTGCTGGTGCTGCGCGGCGGGGCCATGCCGCGCCTGGGCGGCGGCTACCAGACGCCCGGCGCGGCCAAGAAGTCCGCCGACCCCGAACGTGAGATGTGGAACGCCCTGGAACGCGGCGACGATCCCACGGAGCGGGACTGA
- the trpC gene encoding indole-3-glycerol phosphate synthase TrpC yields the protein MTVLESIIEGVREDLAAREAELPFDVLRERAAKVPAPLDVMSILRSPGVGVIAEVKRRSPSKGALAEIPEPAELAAQYEAGGARAISVLTEGRRFGGSLADFDAVRAAVNVPLLRKDFIVSPYQVHEARLHGADLVLLIVAALEQNALVSLLDRVESLGMTALVEVHTAEEADRALEAGASVIGVNARNLHTLEVDKDVFGRIAPGLPFETIKIAESGVTGPGDLMAYAGAGADAVLVGESLVTSGDPKVAVNKLVTAGSHPACPRPSR from the coding sequence ATGACCGTTCTCGAGTCGATCATCGAGGGCGTCCGCGAAGACCTCGCCGCGCGCGAGGCGGAACTGCCCTTCGACGTGCTGAGGGAGCGCGCGGCCAAGGTGCCCGCGCCGCTGGACGTGATGTCGATCCTGCGCTCGCCCGGCGTGGGCGTGATCGCGGAGGTGAAGCGGCGCAGCCCGTCCAAGGGGGCGCTGGCCGAGATCCCGGAGCCCGCGGAGCTGGCGGCGCAGTACGAGGCGGGCGGCGCGCGGGCGATCAGCGTGCTGACCGAGGGGCGGCGCTTCGGCGGGTCGCTGGCCGACTTCGACGCCGTGCGGGCCGCGGTGAACGTCCCCTTGCTGCGCAAGGACTTCATCGTCAGCCCCTACCAGGTGCACGAGGCGCGCCTGCACGGCGCGGACCTGGTGCTGCTGATCGTGGCCGCGCTGGAGCAGAACGCGCTGGTGTCGCTGCTGGACCGGGTCGAGTCGCTGGGCATGACCGCGCTGGTCGAGGTGCACACGGCCGAGGAAGCCGACCGGGCGCTCGAGGCGGGCGCGAGCGTCATCGGCGTCAACGCGCGGAACCTGCACACCCTGGAAGTGGACAAGGACGTCTTCGGGCGGATCGCCCCCGGGCTGCCGTTCGAGACCATCAAGATCGCCGAGTCGGGGGTCACCGGACCCGGTGACCTCATGGCGTACGCGGGCGCCGGCGCGGACGCGGTGCTCGTCGGCGAGTCGCTGGTGACCAGCGGCGACCCCAAGGTCGCCGTGAACAAGCTGGTGACGGCGGGGTCGCACCCCGCGTGTCCCCGGCCGAGCAGGTAA
- the trpB gene encoding tryptophan synthase subunit beta, with protein MSPGQLAPTPHDPDEHGHWGRWGGRYMPEALIAAVDELAAFYEKARVDPDFLDEFARLLRDYAGRPSLLTEAKKFAEHAGGARVFLKREDLNHTGSHKINNVLGQALLTKRMGKKRVIAETGAGQHGVATATACALMGLDCVIYMGEVDTERQALNVARMRLLGAEVIPVKTGSRTLKDAINEALRDWVANVDDTHYLLGTAAGPHPFPVLVRDFHRVIGIEARAQVLEQAGRLPDVVAACVGGGSNAIGIFHGFIDDPSVRLVGLEPGGDGIDTDRHGATLTVGTPGSLHGAMSYVMQDEDGQITEAHSISAGLDYPGVGPEHAHLKDIGRAEYRPVTDVQAMEAFALLSRTEGIIPAIESSHALAGALELGRELGPDGLIVVNLSGRGDKDMDTAIKWFGLGAQS; from the coding sequence ATGTCGCCTGGGCAGTTGGCCCCGACCCCCCACGACCCGGACGAGCACGGCCACTGGGGGCGATGGGGTGGGCGCTACATGCCCGAGGCGCTCATCGCGGCCGTGGACGAGCTCGCCGCCTTCTACGAGAAGGCGCGGGTCGACCCGGACTTCCTGGACGAGTTCGCCCGGCTGTTGCGCGACTACGCCGGACGCCCGTCCCTGCTCACCGAGGCGAAGAAGTTCGCGGAGCACGCCGGTGGGGCTCGGGTCTTCCTCAAGCGGGAAGACCTGAACCACACCGGCTCCCACAAGATCAACAACGTGCTGGGTCAGGCGCTGCTGACCAAGCGCATGGGCAAGAAGCGCGTCATCGCCGAGACCGGCGCCGGGCAGCACGGCGTCGCGACGGCGACCGCGTGCGCCCTTATGGGCTTGGACTGCGTCATCTACATGGGCGAGGTGGACACCGAGCGGCAGGCGCTGAACGTGGCGCGGATGCGGCTGCTGGGTGCCGAGGTCATCCCCGTGAAGACGGGTTCGCGCACTCTCAAGGACGCCATCAACGAGGCGTTGCGCGACTGGGTGGCCAACGTCGACGACACGCACTACCTGCTGGGCACCGCGGCCGGGCCGCACCCGTTCCCGGTGCTGGTGCGCGACTTCCACCGCGTCATCGGCATCGAGGCGCGGGCCCAGGTGCTGGAGCAGGCCGGCCGCCTGCCCGACGTGGTCGCGGCGTGCGTGGGCGGCGGGTCCAACGCGATCGGCATCTTCCACGGGTTCATCGACGACCCGTCGGTGCGCCTGGTCGGCCTGGAGCCCGGCGGCGACGGCATCGACACCGACCGCCACGGGGCCACGCTGACCGTGGGCACGCCGGGTTCGCTGCACGGCGCGATGTCGTACGTCATGCAGGACGAGGACGGCCAGATCACCGAGGCGCACTCCATCTCGGCCGGTCTGGACTACCCGGGCGTCGGCCCGGAGCACGCGCACCTGAAGGACATCGGACGGGCGGAGTACCGGCCGGTGACCGACGTGCAGGCGATGGAGGCGTTCGCGCTGCTGTCGCGCACGGAGGGCATCATCCCGGCGATCGAGTCCTCGCACGCGCTCGCCGGCGCCCTGGAGCTGGGCCGCGAACTGGGTCCGGACGGTCTGATCGTGGTGAACCTGTCCGGCCGCGGCGACAAGGACATGGACACCGCGATCAAGTGGTTCGGACTGGGGGCTCAGTCGTGA
- the trpA gene encoding tryptophan synthase subunit alpha: MSGLSSVFATCRDERRAALIGYLPAGFPSVEGSKDVLRTMVESGCDIVEVGLPYSDPVMDGPTIQRASEEALRGGFRVRDLFGVVESVAALGGRAVVMTYWNPVLRYGVDAFARDLAAAGGLGLITPDLVPDEASEWLAASEAHGLDRIFLVAPSSTEERIDLTARSSSGFLYATSVMGVTGARDVVSSAAPALVKRVREHTSMPVAVGLGVRSGAQAAELAAFADGVIVGSAFVSAVAEDRVAALTAELAEGVRQVPAPA, encoded by the coding sequence GTGAGCGGTCTTTCTTCGGTTTTCGCGACCTGCCGCGACGAGCGCCGGGCGGCGCTGATCGGCTACCTGCCGGCGGGGTTCCCGTCGGTGGAGGGGTCGAAGGACGTGCTGCGGACGATGGTGGAGTCCGGGTGCGACATCGTGGAGGTCGGCCTGCCGTACTCCGATCCCGTGATGGACGGCCCGACCATCCAGCGGGCGTCGGAGGAGGCGTTGCGCGGCGGGTTCCGGGTGCGGGACCTGTTCGGCGTGGTCGAGTCGGTGGCTGCTCTCGGCGGTCGCGCGGTCGTGATGACGTACTGGAACCCGGTGCTGCGGTACGGCGTGGACGCTTTCGCGCGTGACCTGGCGGCGGCCGGGGGTCTGGGCCTGATCACGCCCGACCTGGTGCCCGACGAGGCGTCGGAGTGGCTGGCCGCGTCGGAGGCGCACGGTCTGGACCGGATCTTCCTGGTGGCGCCTTCGTCCACGGAGGAGCGGATCGACCTGACGGCCCGGTCGTCCAGCGGCTTCCTGTACGCCACGTCGGTGATGGGCGTGACCGGCGCGCGGGACGTCGTGTCGTCGGCGGCTCCGGCGCTGGTCAAGCGGGTGCGGGAGCACACTTCGATGCCGGTGGCCGTGGGTCTGGGCGTGCGTTCGGGCGCTCAGGCGGCGGAGTTGGCCGCGTTCGCGGACGGCGTCATCGTGGGCTCGGCTTTCGTGTCTGCGGTGGCAGAGGACCGCGTGGCCGCTTTGACCGCCGAGCTGGCCGAGGGCGTCCGCCAGGTTCCCGCTCCGGCGTAG
- a CDS encoding Uma2 family endonuclease, with protein sequence MGEVLSPASRFVDLVWKRKLYAVPGVPFSLLVDPTGPVATVFELEGGEYVETARREAGVLKLERPFPVTIELSP encoded by the coding sequence GTGGGTGAAGTCCTGTCGCCCGCCTCCCGGTTCGTCGACCTCGTGTGGAAGCGGAAGCTCTACGCCGTGCCCGGTGTGCCGTTCTCCCTGCTCGTCGATCCGACCGGCCCGGTCGCGACGGTGTTCGAACTGGAGGGCGGCGAGTACGTCGAGACAGCGCGTCGCGAAGCGGGCGTCCTGAAGCTCGAACGACCCTTCCCGGTAACAATCGAGCTGTCGCCGTAG
- the lgt gene encoding prolipoprotein diacylglyceryl transferase has translation MTTFLATIPSPNRGVWQLGPIPIRAYALCIILGIIVAIWWGERRWVARGGVKGEVTDIAVFAVPFGLVGGRLYHVATDWQKYFGAGKNPWEAFAIWNGGLGIWGAIALGGVGAWIACRRRGIPLPAMADALAPGIVTAQAIGRLGNYFNQELYGGPTTLPWGLEIYQRVDPATGFEDELGGVALDHTPVEIVHPTFLYELLWNLGVALLIVWADKRFRLGHGRVFALYVAGYTAGRFWIELMRTDPATQVFGLRINVITSVVVFLGALVYFVLAANRGDREVIVRGETGDGEISETPESPYATTDGNLKPHDDGTDGNLKPHDADPDSTTDSDSDPDPDSDSDSASAKVPDTKPHEKPTE, from the coding sequence GTGACGACTTTCCTCGCGACGATCCCCAGCCCGAACCGGGGCGTGTGGCAGCTCGGGCCCATCCCCATCAGGGCTTATGCGCTGTGCATCATCCTCGGCATCATCGTGGCCATCTGGTGGGGCGAGCGCCGGTGGGTGGCCCGCGGTGGGGTGAAGGGCGAGGTCACGGACATCGCCGTGTTCGCCGTGCCGTTCGGGTTGGTCGGTGGCCGGCTCTACCACGTCGCGACGGACTGGCAGAAGTACTTCGGCGCGGGCAAGAACCCGTGGGAGGCCTTCGCGATCTGGAACGGCGGCCTGGGGATCTGGGGCGCCATCGCGCTGGGCGGTGTCGGCGCGTGGATCGCGTGCCGCCGCCGGGGCATCCCGCTGCCCGCGATGGCCGACGCGCTGGCGCCGGGCATCGTGACCGCGCAGGCCATCGGTCGGCTGGGCAACTACTTCAACCAGGAGCTCTACGGCGGTCCCACCACGCTGCCGTGGGGTCTGGAGATCTACCAGCGGGTCGACCCGGCGACCGGGTTCGAGGACGAGCTGGGTGGCGTGGCGCTGGACCACACGCCGGTCGAGATCGTGCACCCGACGTTCCTGTACGAGCTGCTGTGGAACCTGGGTGTGGCGCTCCTGATCGTGTGGGCGGACAAGAGGTTCCGGCTCGGGCACGGCCGGGTGTTCGCGCTGTACGTCGCGGGCTACACGGCGGGCCGGTTCTGGATCGAGCTGATGCGCACCGACCCGGCCACGCAGGTGTTCGGGCTGCGGATCAACGTCATCACCTCGGTCGTGGTGTTCCTGGGCGCGCTGGTCTACTTCGTGCTGGCCGCCAACCGCGGCGACCGGGAGGTCATCGTCCGCGGCGAGACGGGCGACGGGGAGATCTCCGAGACCCCCGAGTCCCCGTACGCCACCACCGACGGCAACCTCAAGCCGCACGACGACGGCACCGACGGCAACCTCAAGCCCCACGACGCCGACCCGGACTCGACCACCGACTCGGACTCGGACCCCGACCCAGACTCCGACTCCGACTCGGCGTCGGCCAAGGTCCCCGACACCAAGCCCCACGAGAAGCCGACCGAGTGA
- a CDS encoding response regulator transcription factor, protein MRILVVEDDDRVARGLLTALKHAGYEVHRAATAAAALAAPPVDVVLLDLGLPDRDGLEVLRELRHRPGTAIITVTARGEERERVLGLRAGADDYVVKPFGTAELLARIEAVLRRTRAARAAEDHTDRLTLGTVVLDPATREATIAGTPVTLTRKEFDLLALLVRRAGAVVSRDLIVDQVWQAHWEAPSRTLDTHIAALRGKLGDALKIETIRGVGYRAAPNP, encoded by the coding sequence ATGCGCATCCTCGTCGTCGAAGATGACGACCGGGTGGCTCGTGGCCTGCTGACCGCCCTCAAGCACGCGGGCTACGAGGTCCACCGGGCGGCCACGGCCGCCGCCGCGCTCGCCGCACCACCGGTGGACGTGGTCCTGCTGGACCTCGGCCTCCCCGACCGCGACGGCCTGGAGGTGCTGCGCGAACTGCGCCACCGGCCGGGCACGGCGATCATCACGGTCACCGCGCGCGGCGAGGAGCGCGAACGGGTCCTGGGCTTGCGGGCGGGCGCGGACGACTACGTGGTCAAGCCGTTCGGCACCGCCGAACTGCTGGCCCGCATCGAAGCCGTCCTGCGCCGAACCCGCGCGGCCCGCGCGGCAGAGGACCACACCGACCGCCTCACGCTGGGCACGGTCGTGCTCGACCCGGCCACGCGGGAGGCGACCATCGCGGGCACCCCGGTCACCCTGACCCGCAAGGAGTTCGACCTGCTGGCGCTGCTGGTGCGGCGGGCGGGCGCGGTGGTCAGCCGGGACCTGATCGTGGACCAGGTGTGGCAGGCGCACTGGGAAGCGCCGTCACGAACGCTGGACACCCACATCGCGGCCCTGCGTGGCAAACTCGGCGACGCCCTGAAGATCGAAACCATCCGCGGCGTCGGCTACCGAGCCGCCCCCAACCCCTGA
- a CDS encoding sensor histidine kinase produces MLRRLLVLIVPLLVALVAALGVPLAFAVVQSEGQETYLDRLGDASRFASLAENALASNRRTALREEMVRYDQLYGIAAALVSTDRSIVESSRQPFPLSDPDVDAGLKAAFSGYRGEADQSVWPWEDKNLVVVEPVGRDSEVVAAVVTISPTGGLRAAILRQWGLLTLIGLVPMLAVIAVAWPMSRWVLRPIRTLDEATAAVAGGELDARADEVNGPPELRRLAASFNAMVDVVGRALRRQRAFVSDASHQLRNPLASLRLAVDNLAPHVTDDAGREAQRIAVDEAEEMGRVLDTLLAATRLDSASAAEPVDVDSLLATHVPGWRALAGDIRLDLDVPPGLHVLEPPGGLGSVLDELVGNAVRLSGASTIRIRGHRAGDHVELHVTDDGEGLSDEDRAQAFERFWRAPRHQNIAGTGLGLAICAELIAGAGGRLELHPATPHGLDAVVTLKAGESPPKDGVSA; encoded by the coding sequence ATGCTGCGTCGACTGCTCGTCCTGATCGTGCCGCTGCTGGTGGCGCTCGTCGCCGCCCTCGGTGTGCCGCTCGCGTTCGCCGTCGTGCAGAGCGAAGGCCAGGAGACCTACCTGGACCGGCTCGGGGACGCCAGCCGGTTCGCCTCGCTCGCCGAGAACGCGCTCGCCTCCAACCGGCGCACGGCCCTGCGTGAGGAGATGGTCCGGTACGACCAGCTCTACGGCATCGCCGCCGCCCTGGTCAGCACCGACCGCAGCATCGTCGAGAGCTCCCGCCAGCCCTTCCCCCTCTCCGACCCGGACGTCGACGCCGGCCTGAAAGCCGCGTTCAGCGGCTACCGGGGCGAGGCCGACCAATCCGTCTGGCCGTGGGAGGACAAGAACCTCGTGGTCGTCGAACCGGTCGGGCGGGACAGCGAGGTGGTCGCCGCCGTCGTCACGATCTCGCCCACCGGTGGCCTGCGGGCGGCGATCCTGCGCCAGTGGGGGTTGCTGACGCTCATCGGGCTGGTCCCGATGCTCGCCGTCATCGCCGTGGCCTGGCCGATGTCCCGCTGGGTCCTCCGCCCCATCCGCACCCTGGACGAGGCCACCGCGGCCGTCGCGGGCGGGGAGCTGGACGCGCGGGCCGACGAGGTGAACGGGCCGCCCGAGCTGCGCCGGTTGGCCGCGTCCTTCAACGCCATGGTGGACGTGGTGGGTCGGGCGCTGCGCCGGCAGCGCGCGTTCGTGTCCGACGCCTCCCACCAGCTGCGCAACCCCCTCGCGAGCCTGCGCTTGGCGGTGGACAACCTCGCACCGCACGTCACCGACGACGCCGGCCGGGAGGCGCAGCGCATCGCCGTGGACGAGGCCGAGGAGATGGGCCGCGTCCTGGACACCCTGCTCGCCGCCACCCGCCTGGACAGCGCGTCCGCCGCCGAACCGGTCGACGTCGACTCCCTGCTGGCCACCCACGTCCCCGGCTGGCGCGCGCTGGCGGGCGACATCCGCCTCGACCTCGACGTCCCGCCCGGCCTGCACGTCCTCGAACCGCCCGGCGGCCTGGGCAGCGTGCTGGACGAGCTGGTCGGCAACGCCGTCCGCCTCTCCGGCGCGTCCACCATCCGCATCCGGGGCCACCGGGCGGGCGACCACGTCGAGCTGCACGTCACCGACGACGGCGAAGGGCTGTCCGACGAGGACCGGGCGCAGGCGTTCGAACGGTTCTGGCGCGCGCCGCGCCACCAGAACATCGCGGGCACGGGCCTGGGCCTGGCCATCTGCGCCGAACTGATCGCGGGCGCGGGCGGGCGCCTCGAACTCCACCCCGCCACCCCGCACGGGCTCGACGCCGTCGTCACCCTGAAGGCGGGGGAGTCACCCCCCAAGGACGGTGTCAGCGCTTGA
- a CDS encoding TAXI family TRAP transporter solute-binding subunit, giving the protein MQVSRRSVLLAALAAGVPAWASCTSGGPPAPAELVLATGPDGAVFREVGGALAQALADEFPDTRVVARPTGASVENVRLLGTGEVHLGLSSLDPLMGQALLSADDPNGISAVGRLYDSFLQIVVPAGAPVYRVADLVGKRVSFGPRESGTEFTATRLFELLGVGVEALRMAHAEAARRLAAGTIDALLALTGIPTPAITGLLGSFPVRLLDLPGEATELAKAYPGPYVPVTIPATTYGALGPCQTFAVPNLLLARTALDPAVVEVVTRTVYTQSERIAAGHPEASRINVRTGIATGQVPLHKGAERWFRSVKR; this is encoded by the coding sequence GTGCAGGTGTCCCGGCGATCGGTGCTGCTCGCCGCTCTGGCGGCGGGGGTGCCCGCGTGGGCTTCGTGCACGTCCGGCGGGCCGCCCGCACCGGCCGAGCTCGTGCTGGCGACCGGGCCGGACGGGGCCGTGTTCCGCGAGGTCGGCGGTGCGCTGGCACAGGCGTTGGCCGACGAGTTCCCGGACACCCGGGTCGTGGCGCGGCCGACCGGTGCGTCTGTGGAGAACGTGCGACTGCTGGGCACCGGCGAAGTGCACCTTGGACTGTCCTCTTTGGACCCACTGATGGGCCAGGCGCTGCTCAGCGCCGACGACCCCAACGGGATCAGCGCCGTCGGGCGGCTGTACGACAGCTTCCTGCAGATCGTCGTGCCCGCCGGCGCGCCGGTCTACCGGGTGGCGGACCTGGTCGGGAAGCGGGTCTCCTTCGGTCCCCGCGAGTCCGGCACGGAGTTCACCGCGACCCGGCTGTTCGAGCTGCTGGGCGTGGGCGTCGAAGCGCTGCGGATGGCCCACGCCGAGGCCGCGCGGCGGCTCGCGGCGGGCACGATCGACGCGCTGCTGGCGCTGACCGGCATCCCGACGCCGGCGATCACCGGGCTGCTCGGGTCGTTCCCGGTGCGGCTGCTGGACCTGCCCGGCGAGGCGACCGAGCTGGCGAAGGCCTACCCCGGCCCGTACGTGCCGGTCACGATCCCGGCCACCACGTACGGGGCGCTGGGTCCGTGCCAGACCTTCGCGGTGCCCAACCTGCTGCTCGCGCGGACCGCGCTGGACCCGGCCGTGGTCGAGGTGGTGACGCGGACGGTCTACACGCAGTCCGAGCGCATCGCGGCCGGGCACCCGGAGGCGTCGCGGATCAACGTGCGGACCGGGATCGCGACCGGCCAGGTGCCGCTGCACAAGGGCGCCGAGCGCTGGTTCCGGTCGGTCAAGCGCTGA
- a CDS encoding Lrp/AsnC family transcriptional regulator, producing MDSVTLDPLDRRLLHALQLDGRAPFSRIAAVLEVSDRTLSRRFDRLRARGLARVSAAPHGRAAGLAEWVVRLRVRPHAAAGLARALAGRADTAWVTVLSSGTEVFCIFRVPEADPAPLAVLSRHPHVVDVTAQRVLRHLMDHRWRGRTSALTPDQAAALRSPRAGAPGPTALTDLDRGLFAVLARDGRAACVELAREVGWSDSAVRRRLDDLRDAGLLEFHVEVEPRLFGYTAQCLLWLRVTPARLSAVATSLAGDAETAFLGAITGSHNLIAVVICRDADALYAHLADRIGALDGVEHVEAADITSYSKRFAPSAASRSGA from the coding sequence GTGGATTCGGTCACCCTGGACCCGCTCGACCGCCGCCTGCTGCACGCGCTCCAACTCGACGGGCGGGCCCCGTTCAGCCGGATCGCCGCCGTGCTGGAGGTGTCCGACCGCACCCTGTCCCGCCGGTTCGACCGGCTGCGGGCGCGCGGGCTGGCCCGGGTGAGCGCCGCGCCGCACGGCCGTGCCGCCGGTCTCGCCGAGTGGGTCGTCCGCCTGCGCGTCCGCCCGCACGCCGCCGCCGGGTTGGCCCGCGCGCTGGCCGGCCGCGCCGACACCGCCTGGGTGACCGTGCTGTCCAGCGGGACGGAGGTGTTCTGCATCTTCCGCGTCCCCGAAGCCGACCCGGCCCCGCTGGCGGTGCTCAGCCGGCACCCGCACGTGGTCGACGTGACGGCACAGCGCGTGCTGCGGCACCTCATGGACCACCGGTGGCGCGGCCGGACGTCGGCGCTGACCCCCGACCAGGCCGCCGCGCTGCGGTCACCCCGCGCGGGCGCGCCGGGACCGACCGCGTTGACCGACCTGGACCGCGGGCTGTTCGCCGTCCTGGCCCGCGACGGGCGGGCGGCGTGCGTCGAGCTGGCGCGCGAGGTGGGGTGGTCGGACTCGGCGGTGCGGCGGCGGCTGGACGACCTGCGGGACGCGGGGCTGCTGGAGTTCCACGTGGAGGTCGAGCCGAGGCTGTTCGGGTACACCGCGCAGTGCCTGCTGTGGCTCCGGGTGACCCCGGCGCGGCTGTCCGCGGTCGCCACCAGCCTGGCCGGGGACGCCGAGACCGCGTTCCTCGGCGCGATCACCGGCAGCCACAACCTGATCGCGGTCGTCATCTGCCGGGACGCCGACGCCCTGTACGCCCACCTCGCCGACCGGATCGGCGCGCTGGACGGCGTCGAGCACGTCGAGGCCGCCGACATCACCTCCTACAGCAAGCGTTTCGCGCCCAGCGCGGCCTCCCGGTCCGGGGCTTAG